TACCGCTCCAGCACCTTCTCGTTGACCGTCACCCCGATGCCGGGGCCTCTCGGCACCTCCACCGCCCCCTCACTCACGTGGAAGGGATCTCCGATCAAGTCCCTCTTCCACTGGGGCCAGAAGTCGTAGAAAGACTCCAGTCTGTAGAGAGTAGGCGTCACGGCGGAGAGCTGCACCTCAACTGCGAACTGCACGGGGCCGTAGGCGTTGTGGTAAGACACCTCCACGCTGAAGGCCTCCGCCAGGGTAGACACCTTGAGGCTCCCGGTGACTCCGCCGATGTTGCAGGCATCTGGCTGAATTACGTCTACAAGCCCCTCTCTGAGGTACTGCAACGCCTCCTTCACCCCGATGAGCCGCTCCCCCATGGCCACTCTCAACCTGGTGAGGCTCCTGTACTTCCTATAGCCCTCGATATCTTCGTGGTGCACAGGCTCCTCCATGAAATACGGCGAGTATTTCTCCAACCTCTTGGCGATGTCCACCGCGGCGTTGGCGTCAAATCGGCCGTGGTGCTCAATTAAGATATCTACCTCGTCCCCCACGGCATCCCTCACGGCGGCCACTATGGCCTCTGCCTTCTTCAAAGCCTGCGGAGTTATAGAGATGAAGCTGTCTGTAAAGGGGTCGAATTTCAGAGCGTCGTATCCCATGGCGACTACCCTCCGGGCCTTCTCGGCGAAGCACTCCGGGTCTCTGCATCCGCCGTACCAGCCGTTGGCGTACACCCTCACCCGCCTCCTCAAGGCGCCGCCGAGCAGGTCGTGTAGGGGGGCTCCGAACTCCCTTGCCTTCAAATCCCATAGAGCCATGTCAATTGCGCTCAGCGCCGTGGCGCTCTCAAACGACCTAGAGGCGAAGAAATCCTGCCTATACCACTCCCTATGCGCCGGGAGTACGTCGTGGTAGTCCCTCCCTACGAATAATCTGGCGACTTGTTTAACAGCGGAGTAGACTGGGAGCACTCTAAGCGTGGGAACCGCCTCTCCGTACGCCACGGCCCCGTTTTTCGTCACAACTCTTACTAGGATTGAGAAGGAGGCCCACCTGGCGTCTATATCTTGTTCGTAGAGGACAACCGGCTCGATTTCAGAAATCTCCCCCATAGATAATATGCAGTTTAACAGTTTAAATATTTAATAAGATCAAGTAGTCCTATGGAGATCGTCGTTCCGGTGGTCACCCCTTATAGAGGCGGGCGGGTGGACGTAGACGCCTACTCCCAGTTTATTAAACACCTCCTGGGTAGAGGCGTCACTGCTGTCTACGTCGCGGGGACAACGGGTCTGGGGCCGGCCTTGAGGCACGAGGAGAGGGTGGCGTTGCTGGAGGCCGCCGCCTCTACGACGAAGAACGTGATTTTCAACGTCTCCTCTCTCCAGTATGAGGATGTAGTAGGCGCCGTTCGGGAGGCGAATAGGCTCGACATAATCGCCGTGGCCTCCACGGCCCCCTTCTACTTCCCCAGCGTCACGCCGAGGCAGGTTGTGAAATACTTCAGAGATATTTGCCAAAAGTCGTCGCACCCACTTTACCTCTACAACATCCCCTCCGCCGTGGGCAGAGACGTAGATGTGAAGACCGCGGGCGAGGTTGGGTGCATCGCCGGGGTGAAAGACTCCGTGGAGGAGATTGCCCACACCGTGAGGTACAAAAAGGCGTTGCCAAACGCCAGGGTTTACAACGGCTCAAATTCTCTAATACTCGCCTCGTTTGTCTACGGCCTAGACGGCGTGGTGGTGTCGGCGGGTAACTACCTTCCGGAGGTAGTGGCCTCTATAAGAGAGGCTGTGAAGGCTGGGGAGTTGGAAAAGGCGGCTAGGCTCCAGTGGGCTTTAGACGAGTTGCAGATGTTGGCTAGGGACTTCGGCGGCTTGCCGGCTATTTACGAATTCATCCGCGAATTCCAGGGCTTCGACCTGGGGGGTCCTAAGCCGCCGATTTACCCCCTAGATGAGGAGGAGAGGGCGGCGCTTATCCAGAGGCTCAGGGCTCTCCGGGAGCGGCTGAAGCTGTGACCTGGATAGCTGCGCTGGGGGAGCCTCTTATAGAGCTAAACGCGTTGACTAGGGGGCCTCTTCGATATGTGCAGTTTTTTGAGAAGCACGTGGCGGGGTCTGAGGCCAATTTCTGCATAGCCGCAGTGATGTTCGGCGCCAGGTGTAGCCTAGTGGCCCGCGTCGGCGACGACGAGTTTGGGCGCAACGTAGTTGAGTACTTGAGAGGCCGAGGCGTCGACGTTTCACACATCAAGTTCGATAATGCCCCTACCGGCGTGTTTTTCGTCCAGAGGCACTACCCCGTGCCGGGTAGGTCTGTCATGTTTTACTACAGAAGGGGTAGCGCCGGCAGTAGACTCTCGCCTGTGGATGTAGACGAGGCTCTTATCAAGGCGGTGGACGCGGTGCACTCCACGGGGATTACTCTAGCCATTAGCGATTCGGCGCGGGAGGCTGTCCACAAAGCCTTCGAAATAGCCAAGAGGACTACGTTCGACACAAATATAAGGCCGGCGCTGTGGCGGAATTTAGAAGAGGCAAGAGTCGCTGTGCTTGACGTGCTGAGGCGTGGAGTAGAGGTTTTGATTACCGACCCAGACGACACGGAGGTGGTGCTGGGCGTTAGGGAGCCGGAGGAGGCCTACAGGAGGTACAGAGAGTTGGGGGTTGAGGTTCTTCTATACAAGATGGGCGCCAGGGGGGCGTACGTCTTCCGCGGAGATGAGAAGTACTTCAAACCGGCGTATTCCGTACCCGTGGAGGATCCTACGGGCGCGGGCGACGCCATGGCCGGTGTGTTCACCGCGATGTATCTCTCTGGAGCTGAGCTGGAGAAGGCGCTGGCGTACGCAGTGGCCTCCTCCGCCCTTGTGGTTACTGTGAGGGGGGACAACGAGGCCGTTCCAGACGTGAAGGACGCGGAGGCTCTGCTCAGGGCGCTATGAGGAGCGCGTTGCTGAGCAACGGCAGGCTGGCTGTGTTGCTTGACGGCAGTTTCTACATTGCCGATCTCTACTACCCACACGTCGGCAGGTACAACCA
The sequence above is drawn from the Pyrobaculum ferrireducens genome and encodes:
- a CDS encoding enolase C-terminal domain-like protein, with the protein product MGEISEIEPVVLYEQDIDARWASFSILVRVVTKNGAVAYGEAVPTLRVLPVYSAVKQVARLFVGRDYHDVLPAHREWYRQDFFASRSFESATALSAIDMALWDLKAREFGAPLHDLLGGALRRRVRVYANGWYGGCRDPECFAEKARRVVAMGYDALKFDPFTDSFISITPQALKKAEAIVAAVRDAVGDEVDILIEHHGRFDANAAVDIAKRLEKYSPYFMEEPVHHEDIEGYRKYRSLTRLRVAMGERLIGVKEALQYLREGLVDVIQPDACNIGGVTGSLKVSTLAEAFSVEVSYHNAYGPVQFAVEVQLSAVTPTLYRLESFYDFWPQWKRDLIGDPFHVSEGAVEVPRGPGIGVTVNEKVLERYKAEPREVEPTEEPVWVVRGTW
- a CDS encoding bifunctional 2-dehydro-3-deoxy-phosphogluconate/2-dehydro-3-deoxy-6-phosphogalactonate aldolase, encoding MEIVVPVVTPYRGGRVDVDAYSQFIKHLLGRGVTAVYVAGTTGLGPALRHEERVALLEAAASTTKNVIFNVSSLQYEDVVGAVREANRLDIIAVASTAPFYFPSVTPRQVVKYFRDICQKSSHPLYLYNIPSAVGRDVDVKTAGEVGCIAGVKDSVEEIAHTVRYKKALPNARVYNGSNSLILASFVYGLDGVVVSAGNYLPEVVASIREAVKAGELEKAARLQWALDELQMLARDFGGLPAIYEFIREFQGFDLGGPKPPIYPLDEEERAALIQRLRALRERLKL
- the kdgK gene encoding bifunctional 2-dehydro-3-deoxygluconokinase/2-dehydro-3-deoxygalactonokinase — translated: MTWIAALGEPLIELNALTRGPLRYVQFFEKHVAGSEANFCIAAVMFGARCSLVARVGDDEFGRNVVEYLRGRGVDVSHIKFDNAPTGVFFVQRHYPVPGRSVMFYYRRGSAGSRLSPVDVDEALIKAVDAVHSTGITLAISDSAREAVHKAFEIAKRTTFDTNIRPALWRNLEEARVAVLDVLRRGVEVLITDPDDTEVVLGVREPEEAYRRYRELGVEVLLYKMGARGAYVFRGDEKYFKPAYSVPVEDPTGAGDAMAGVFTAMYLSGAELEKALAYAVASSALVVTVRGDNEAVPDVKDAEALLRAL